The genomic DNA ATTGTCTAAAAGGAATAACAGCACAAGAAGCTAATTGTAAACATTGGGTAGATAGAAGTGTAGGAATAATAACAGCATTAAATCCTCACATTGGATATAAAAATGCAGCTGAAATAGCAAAAGAATCGATAAAAACTGGAACTCCTGTGGCAGAGCTTGTATTAGCAAAAGGACTTCTAACAAAAGAAGAATTAGATATTATTTTAAATCCATTTGAAATGACAAAACCAGGAATACCAGGAAAACAATTATTAAAACATTAATTTTTTATAAATATTTATACTGCCATTAGAATCAAGTTCTAGTGGCAGTATTTTTTTGTGAAGTAGCAAATTTTCATAATTTTGATAAACTTGCTATTTTACAAAAAAAGATGTATCATATAATATCAAAATTTATATTTAAATATAGAAAGGGTGTTTATGGACATAAAAGAAAAGATCTCTTCTGAAGCGATTGAAGTTATGAGATATGAGATATCTGAAGCTCATGGAAATGAGGTTTTTTTTCGTGGAATTCCCGATGAAAAAGGAATAGTTACTGAAGTTATTGTATTAGCTAGAGGAAATAAGACATCTACCCCTGCTATTTTAAAAGGAATGAAAAAAGGAGAAGTAATAATTCATAATCATCCATCTGGATATTTATATCCATCAGATGCAGATGTTGAGGTAGCTTCTATTTATTCTAATAGCCAAGATGGAGCTTCATACATAGTTAATAATGATGTGACAGAGATATATATTATAGTAGAATTAATAAATAAAGAAAATATAAAAATAGATATAGAGCCGTATTTTGCAAAAAATGGTATGTTATCTCAGATATTTAAAGGTTTTGAATATAGAGATGAGCAATTAGATATGGCAAAACATATAGAAAAAGGGTTAAATAATGAAAAGACAGTAATAGTTGAAGCTGGAACAGGAACAGGAAAAACATTAGCATATTTGATTCCAGCAATAGAATGGTCTATTAAAAATAAAAAAAGAGTAGTAATCACAACAAATACTATTAATCTACAAGAACAATTATTAAATAAGGATATTCCTATAGCTAAAAAAGTTATACAGGATAATTTTAATTACATTCTTGTAAAAGGAAGAGGAAATTATCTTTGTAATAGAAAATATTACCAGGTAAATCAAGGAGAGTTATCAGTTGGAGAAGAACTTTCTTCATCACAGCAAGATCAGATAAAAAAGATTTTAAGTTGGGCTCAAGAAACAGAAACTGGTGACAGATCAGAGTTATATTTTGAAGTTGATAGAACAGTTTGGGAATTGTTTCAAAGTGAAAGTGATATGTGTGCAGGAAATAAGTGTCCATATAAAAGTGAGTGCTTTTTTTTGAAATCAAGAGAAGCTAAGAAAAAAGCTGATATTTTAATTACAAATCATCATATGTATTTCTCAGATCTTTCTATTAGAAAAGAGATTGGATTTAATAGCGAATATTCAATTTTACCAGAATATGGATTAGTTGTATTTGATGAAGCTCACAATGTAGAAAAAGTAGCAAGAGATTATTTTTCCTATGAGGCTTCTAGATATAGTTTCACTAAGATTATGAACCAAATATATGTTACAGAAGGAAAAAAGAAAAATAGTGGAGCTTTAGAAATTGTAGATAGAAATATCATAAAAAATATGGCAGATAAAAGAGGAATCTTAAAAAAATATATAGAAGATATCCATATTAAACATGGAAATTTATATAGAATAGGAAGAGAATATTTTGATCATTTGATTGATATTTTTTCTAGAGGTGAAGTTGGTGTATTTACATTTAGGGCTAAAAAAGAAGAGATGGAGAACTCACCTTTTTTAAATACCTTAAATGAATATAGAGAAAATTTTGTAAATAAATATCAAAATTATATAAAAGAAGTTAGAAAATTTATTGGAGAACTTAAAGATACAGAAGATAAAATGGGATATATAGATGATTTTTCAAGGTATATAGATAGACTTGATGGATTTTTTAATAACTTTAACTTTGTTCATGAATTTGATGATGATGAGTTTATTTATTGGATAGAAGTAAATAGTAGAAAGAAAAATTCAAAACTTGTGGCAACACCTTTAAAAGTAAATAATGAATTAGAAGAAAATTTATATTTAAATCTAGATAATTTAATTTTTACTTCGGCTACAATTACTATTGGAGATAGTTTTAAATATTTTAAAGAATCTATAGGGCTACCTAATGACACACTAGATAAAGTCATACATTCACCATTTGATTATGATAATCAAATGGTAGTTTATTTGCCAAAAGATATGCCAAATCCAAGTGATAAACAGTTTATGGATGAGGTAGGAGAATTTTTAAAGGCTCAGTTAGTTGCATCAAAAGGAAAAAGTTTTGTGTTATTTACTTCCTATCAAGCATTAAACTATGTATATTATACAGTTAGAGATGAGCTTAAAAAGAATGGAATAGATATTTTTGTACAAGGAATGGCTCCTAGAAGTCATATGGTAGATATGTATAAAAATGGACAAAATCCAGTGTTGTTTGGAACTGATTCTTTTTGGGAAGGAGTAGATATAAAAGGGGATCAATTGAGCAATGTTATTTTAGTAAAATTACCTTTTAAGGTACCAAGTGATCCTGTAACTGAAGCTATTATTGAAAATATCCAAGCTCAAGGGAAAAATCCTTTTATAGAATATCAAATTCCAGAAGCTGTAATAAAATTTAAACAAGGAATAGGACGGTTAGTAAGAAGTAAGACAGATAAAGGGACAGTTACTGTGCTAGATAATAGAGTGATAACGAAAAAATATGGTAAATATTTTCTAGATTCAGTACCAACTAAAAATATAAAAATTCTTTCTAAATCTGAAATTTTAAAAGATATAATGAAGGGTTAAAAGGGTGATAGATAATGAAGAACATCAATCTCTTTGGATTAAAGGTGATGTTTGAAGTAAAAAGAAATAGAAATAGTGATGAGAATATTTATTCTAGTGAATATTCATTGAGAGAAAAAATTATATATCTTATAGCTATAATGTTTGTAATGGCACTTTCGTCAAAGTTTTTTTTGTTATCTAGTAATAATAACTATAAAGTTGGAGATATTGTTAAAAGTGATATTTATGCCCCTAGTACTATAATTTTTAAAGATAATAGTGCAAAAGAAAAAATCATAGAAAATATGATTCAAAAATCTGGTAAGGAATATATATATTCGTCAGATGCAGAAAAAA from Fusobacterium hominis includes the following:
- a CDS encoding helicase C-terminal domain-containing protein, with product MDIKEKISSEAIEVMRYEISEAHGNEVFFRGIPDEKGIVTEVIVLARGNKTSTPAILKGMKKGEVIIHNHPSGYLYPSDADVEVASIYSNSQDGASYIVNNDVTEIYIIVELINKENIKIDIEPYFAKNGMLSQIFKGFEYRDEQLDMAKHIEKGLNNEKTVIVEAGTGTGKTLAYLIPAIEWSIKNKKRVVITTNTINLQEQLLNKDIPIAKKVIQDNFNYILVKGRGNYLCNRKYYQVNQGELSVGEELSSSQQDQIKKILSWAQETETGDRSELYFEVDRTVWELFQSESDMCAGNKCPYKSECFFLKSREAKKKADILITNHHMYFSDLSIRKEIGFNSEYSILPEYGLVVFDEAHNVEKVARDYFSYEASRYSFTKIMNQIYVTEGKKKNSGALEIVDRNIIKNMADKRGILKKYIEDIHIKHGNLYRIGREYFDHLIDIFSRGEVGVFTFRAKKEEMENSPFLNTLNEYRENFVNKYQNYIKEVRKFIGELKDTEDKMGYIDDFSRYIDRLDGFFNNFNFVHEFDDDEFIYWIEVNSRKKNSKLVATPLKVNNELEENLYLNLDNLIFTSATITIGDSFKYFKESIGLPNDTLDKVIHSPFDYDNQMVVYLPKDMPNPSDKQFMDEVGEFLKAQLVASKGKSFVLFTSYQALNYVYYTVRDELKKNGIDIFVQGMAPRSHMVDMYKNGQNPVLFGTDSFWEGVDIKGDQLSNVILVKLPFKVPSDPVTEAIIENIQAQGKNPFIEYQIPEAVIKFKQGIGRLVRSKTDKGTVTVLDNRVITKKYGKYFLDSVPTKNIKILSKSEILKDIMKG